The following are encoded together in the Pleurocapsa sp. FMAR1 genome:
- the ltrA gene encoding group II intron reverse transcriptase/maturase: MTNSNSLKNIEVWEKIDWLKVERYVYKLQKQIFKASSHGDKKKVRQLQKTLIRFWYNRLLAVRRVSQDNRGKKTAGVDGIKSLTPVARIRLAKQLIIRGTSKATLRVWIPKPGKDEKRPLGIPTMHDRALQGVVKNAIEPEWEAIFEPNSYGFRPGRACHDAITLIRFSIEKKPKYVLDADISKCFDKIDHAALLKKIGYKGKVRQQVKAWLESGVIDNKTFLETEEGTPQGGVISPLLANIALHGLEEHLNEFAKTIDMKKPDGRHQQGWQDKVKSLNFIRYADDFVLMHKDKKVILEGKAIVEKWLSKIGLELKPSKTRIAHTLLPEESEDGKAGFNFLGFHIRTFKVGYHSSIRLSTGKRPGIRTLITPTKEAYKKHQEKLRETIKNKKIEGQAELIGKLNPIIRGWMNYYKTSDISTVGGHSNQDSDLYHKLRSWSRRRCKANWKRAYTKYWNHVSIRGKIVSRFSTKGVKGGLYLTKHTDTPCSTKYVKVKGKASPYDGNLIYWATRMGRHPEMDSLKASLLKKQKGKCARCGLYIRNGDIQETDHIIAKKLNGKNVYSNYQLLHGHCHDEKTASDIKLINAAKKPVKDK, translated from the coding sequence ATGACTAATTCTAATTCGTTAAAGAATATAGAGGTATGGGAGAAAATCGATTGGCTTAAGGTCGAACGATATGTCTACAAGCTGCAAAAACAAATTTTTAAAGCTTCAAGTCATGGCGATAAAAAGAAAGTTCGTCAGCTTCAGAAAACATTGATAAGGTTTTGGTACAACAGGCTCTTAGCTGTACGAAGGGTATCCCAGGATAATCGCGGAAAGAAGACGGCAGGGGTAGACGGAATTAAATCCCTAACACCAGTTGCTAGAATCAGACTCGCCAAACAACTCATCATAAGAGGAACTAGTAAAGCTACTCTCAGAGTATGGATACCAAAACCTGGAAAAGATGAGAAAAGACCTCTTGGGATTCCAACAATGCACGACAGAGCCTTACAAGGTGTTGTCAAAAACGCCATCGAACCTGAATGGGAGGCGATTTTTGAGCCAAATTCCTATGGGTTTCGACCAGGACGAGCCTGTCATGATGCCATTACACTAATTAGATTTTCAATTGAAAAGAAGCCCAAGTATGTACTTGATGCGGATATTTCAAAGTGCTTTGACAAAATCGACCATGCTGCATTACTCAAAAAAATAGGGTACAAGGGTAAGGTCAGGCAACAAGTCAAAGCTTGGTTAGAATCAGGTGTAATTGACAATAAAACCTTCTTAGAAACAGAGGAAGGAACGCCCCAAGGTGGCGTAATTAGCCCTTTACTCGCAAACATAGCCTTGCACGGATTAGAAGAACATTTAAATGAATTTGCCAAGACCATTGATATGAAAAAACCTGATGGTCGTCATCAACAGGGGTGGCAGGATAAAGTGAAATCTCTCAACTTTATCAGATACGCAGATGATTTCGTCTTAATGCACAAGGATAAAAAAGTAATTCTAGAAGGAAAAGCAATTGTAGAAAAATGGTTATCAAAGATAGGATTGGAACTGAAACCCTCTAAAACCAGAATCGCTCACACACTTCTACCAGAAGAAAGCGAAGACGGTAAGGCTGGTTTTAACTTTCTTGGATTTCACATTCGTACTTTCAAAGTCGGATATCATTCAAGTATCAGGTTAAGTACTGGTAAAAGACCAGGAATCAGAACCCTTATCACTCCAACTAAGGAAGCCTACAAAAAACATCAGGAAAAGCTTAGAGAAACAATCAAGAATAAAAAGATTGAAGGACAAGCAGAATTAATAGGAAAACTCAACCCTATCATTAGGGGTTGGATGAACTACTATAAAACCTCTGATATTAGTACCGTAGGTGGACACTCTAATCAGGATAGTGACTTATATCATAAACTGAGAAGTTGGAGCAGGAGAAGATGTAAAGCGAATTGGAAAAGAGCCTACACAAAGTATTGGAATCACGTGAGTATTAGAGGAAAAATAGTCAGTCGCTTCTCAACCAAAGGAGTTAAAGGCGGACTATACCTTACTAAACACACCGATACACCTTGTAGCACCAAATACGTGAAAGTAAAAGGTAAAGCAAGCCCTTATGATGGAAACCTCATATACTGGGCAACCAGAATGGGTAGACATCCAGAAATGGACAGCCTAAAAGCTAGTTTATTGAAAAAACAAAAAGGGAAATGCGCCAGATGCGGACTATATATCCGCAATGGTGATATACAAGAAACCGACCACATAATAGCTAAAAAGCTAAATGGAAAGAATGTATATTCAAACTATCAATTACTTCACGGACATTGCCATGATGAAAAAACTGCATCTGATATCAAATTAATCAATGCAGCTAAAAAGCCTGTAAAAGACAAATAG